One Cucumis melo cultivar AY chromosome 8, USDA_Cmelo_AY_1.0, whole genome shotgun sequence genomic window, ATGGCAGCTAGAGATGCAGTCTTTTGGGtaattttttaacattttcaaACTCAATCTTGAAGATTTTATATaaggcatatatatatatatatatatgtatgtatgtgatAATTTATAATCTTCGTTTAAGGGAGttgatgtttttttaaaaaaaaattgattataattaaaaaaaagaataacgATGTGAAAACACAACAGGCAGGGGGTCCATTTTATGAGATACCGAAAGGAAGGAAGGACGGAACTAGATCAAGAATCGAAGACACTGTTAATTTACCTTCTCCTTTCTTAAATGCTTCTCAGCTTATTAACACTTTTGCTCAACGTGGCTTTACTCCTCAACAAATGGTTGCACTTTCCGGTAAGTAGATTAAATGAAACAATTTAGTTCTAAATATTGAAAGTTTAATTAGCATCTAAACACTTACATTGAAATAATCCATATATTGTGATTTTGGACAAAATATATgcatatgtatgtatgtgtgtgtgtatatatatatatatatatatatatatctgttGTCGCACTTCAGTTTTTAATGTAAAAAATCGTCCAAGTCTGGcaaataatgatgaaagaaacGAGGCAGCAAATGAACGGGTTGTTAAAAAGAACAAAGGCTACAAAACAGAAACTGGATTAGTGAAAAGCTGAGTCACGgaacacgctctctttaagatGTTTCACCGCTCTGCTCTGATTCGTGCAAACATAATTATGTCTTGTTGTCCACAAGATAAAATAGCATTTTTTTGTCAATTAGTTTTGCACATAAACTAATTGGAACCGAAACACTAAAAAAAGAACAGCTCGAAAAACTTTTAAAAGAATGAGAATTTGAGAGAAGATTGTTTGTAGTGTGTTGTGAGAATGAGAATGAGGGAATTATATATAGTGTGGGGAGGATCGGCAAACGGTCAAATTTATTAAGGAAACgttgaaaatttaattataaaatgttaagaatttaattatgaaacgttaaaaatttaattataaaatgttaagaatttaattataaaatggTCAAAAATTAATAAAACGTTAATGGTCAAATAACGATCAATAATTAATTCATAAACGTTAAAACGTCGGtcaacaattaattcaaaaaACATTTCATAATTTCTTACAAAATTTCATCCAATAATATATATAGGAGCACATACATTGGGAGTGGCAAGATGCATATCATTCAAAGGGAGACTTGACGGCAACGACCCTCTTCTAAGTCCAAACTTCGGAAGAGCATTGTCAAGAACATGCAGCAATGGCGATAATGCGCTACAAACATTCGATGCCACGCCCGATAGCTTCGACAATGTCTATTACAATGCACTGTCGAGAGGCGCTGGAGTTTTGTTTTCAGACCAAACATTGTTTGCTAGCCCTCGCACGAGAGACATTGTGACAGCCTACGCCATGAACCAAGCCCTGTTCTTCTTGGACTTTCAACGAGCCATCACAAAAATGGGGTTACTTGATGTGAAGGAAGGTTATAGAGGCCAAGTTCGTCGCAACTGCCGTAGAGTTAATTAATTGACCATATTCATGCATATAATAGAtaacatatataatttaatCTAAGCTAAACCTACTatactttaatatataatataagaaGTTAATGAATACAATACAACATGGCAGCTTTtgattatattatatcatatggGTGTATGTTAGAATTAAGGTAATGGTCTTGTTATTGTTAATTAtcttgtaattaattaatataattaaaatagcTTTCTCAATAATCTATGCCGTTTTGGTTTTTCCTTTTTATGAAAAATCTATCCTTCAATCAAACAAATAACAAATAGATTCTTCTTGTCTTTTagaattgtaaatattttgttttaatagtttttttcatttataataaTATCCCACGATAAAAGGAAACGAATAACAACTTTTAGTTTGAACGAAAAAGttgaaattaataaataatttgccaaaaaaataacaaaaatgatAAAATGACACTACACACATACAATGTCTATAAGTTAGTGTGGTTGCATGAAGAGAGCATTGTTGACAGTGTAAAATTCAACGGTAATAAGGATCAAATCAGTAAATCACAATATATATAATCGTTCTTCCCAGCGCTTCTTGAGCAACAATATTGATTACGCTATACCGAAACTAAAAGTTTAAATGCTTTTCTttggcttttttcttttcttgaaatctcAGCCAACAATAACTATTTTTATTGCATTATTATTAGTGCTGAGAACCAAAagatgaatatttgaaattctaataacacttaaaagaaataatatcaATAAGATATCCAACTTCATTATTTCCACAGTTTCAAATATCTTTTTGGGGAGTCCTATGAGAACAACATATCCCTACTCATATAGGTATTATACTATATTAATTTAAAGCATTGAACAATAGACATATATGAAGGAAGAATTCTTTTGATtgcattcatattattattactaatggacAAATTACAACAAGAACAAACTCACGTGGTTGGAGTTTTTgacaataaaaaagaaaaaataaataaaatggcACATATAGGAAAAAAGATGATAGTACACAAGTACATCGATCTCAAGATGTATCCATCTTTATGCATCCCTTGATTTCATCACTCACACTAAtgaaagaattaaaatatttcaaaagtaaaataataaaattttactatatggTAATCATAACCAGATAATTTGGTGTGGGATGCAAAGATAGATGCTACCCAAAATGCACCTAAGTATttattaaggaaaaaaaaaaagaattcaaagaaaaaGGGGTGGATTTTGGATTACCTCCtttagcttttacattcatcgaaCCACAGAGGTCtaaatgtataagttctaaaagctctttggctctataaccttttcaAGTAAAATGcctttttgtcatttttccttcaagacaagattcacatggagaTAATGAATGATCTTCTAACTCATATAtaagtccattctttaccaatctcccgatccgatcgagatttatgtgacctaacCTTAAAAGCtaaagataggtattgttatttggagaaattctttgccttttattttgagtattagcagttctaaacatctcatgatttaaaactacttttgcttcattaggttttaatacatacaagttgttttcaagcttagctgaacaaatatgtacaccatttttagaaatgaacgcttcattcatagaaaaattaattgagtccatatgttcaataagacaagaaacagaaactaagtttcttttaattttaggaactatgtacaagttttccaaaaacataaATCTATTTgcgaaaaacaacttagcatctcccactgtgcaagctgaaatgacatctcccgTTCCGACCTTGAGTGTCATCCCACCCTCCTCAAGgtgcttgaaggaactagtttccagtaaagaagaacaaacatggttagtggcccctgaatcaagtatctaggcattttggtcattttccactaaacatatttcaaagacaagtaaatcatatttaccttccttttctttcttcttagcaAGGTACTTGGGGCAATTTCTTTTCCAATACCCATCCACATTGCAATGGAAACATTTCTCcttgatggctaccttagccttccctttgcCCTCGCAGCAGCAGTAAGACCTTTCCCCTTCCCtcctttcttcttttgaatgaaggtgcaaacctcctggaatgggcaacatttgcctctcctTCTTTCTGTCCCTTAAGAGACAGAAAAGTTTGCAACTCTTTTAGGAGGGTAGTCATGTCGTACTCTATCTTGTTCATTTCTGCATTGCTGCAAAATTGAAGAAAGCTCTTCGGAAGAGATTTCAAGATATAAGACACTTGACTCTTCTCATCAAAGACCGCTTCGTTCATTTCTGCTACGTTGAAGTTGACTACCATGTCAAGAACATGTTCTCTAATAGATTTACCCTCTTTCATacgtccttctcccacttactatgaacatttcctctattcaccttgttattgatcCATACAAACACTTTTCGAAGGGAGGCCACGCCCAGGGAGACACGAAGCCAAGTATGGATCTTACGTGTGAACTCTTAAGGACGTGAGagctaaaaattgatatatcatatataccatttttctcccactaaaatgttctattaatttagggtttagttgtacttagctaaattccagctaaatgaatctaactaagtctattcttattataacacttataataaaactttactctaaagtttctaggtgtattaaaccatttaatttacgtAGTCACATCTTATGTTAATAGGAATAAAGTTAATTCAACGCAGTTTTGGGTCAGTTCcaaggtaggaggtgttccgtaaatcGTCAACTTAAGTATCCAcagccttagacagaactttaccggtggagttcccttataaccttaaatcctattgGTCCTACTTGGTTATGCAACTCAACaatattcttcttttttgcccttattgttttaaatgtttaaatttgatcATTGTTTAAATAGAATGAGTATTACTTTACCACGGttatattttctttcaaaagTCACTAAAAATTGTAATTGGATTTCATAAGCCTTCTTTTGCATTCCTTCTGAGATCATGTTGTTCAACTAGAAAgtcttgtttcttgtttatgTTACCTCTTTCTTGCTTTACTTTAACCCCTACTTGTGTTTTTCACTTGAGCTTTGCCAGCGCTGGAATGATTGTATATGATTGCTTAGTTCTGATGGCTATGTGTATCACTTTCTTCATTCAGGTTGATTATACCTTTGTGTTTTCTTTTCGCCTTTTGTTGTTCATAGATAATGCACGTTCAACTTGAATGGGATTGTAAGGCTTTCTCGTTTTATCTCTCTACATAATGCACTTGTGGAAGAGGCACTACTTAATTCTTTGTTTATAGTATATTTTAGATTCTTAAGGGATGTCTTATTCTTTTATAACCCAGGTTTGTTTAGAGGGAAATTATAGAATATTTGGTGTTTGTAACATCTACAGAatggacaaatcatggatgatggaaaataggatgtctagagaatatgatgtaggagttgaaagttttattcaatttggtttgtcTCATGCCAAAGGTTCTAATTCGATAAGATGTCCATGTCTGAAATGCGGGAATCGTTTACTTAAGGATGTCTCAATAGTTCGGTATCATTTGTATGCCAATGGAATTGATAAAAGTTACAAGATATGGTTCTGGCAAGGTGAAGATTTGAACTTAGAGACCGTTAGCAGTAAAATGGAAAATACAGTCCATGAAAAATATGAACACGATGATTTGTTTAATATAGTAAACATGTTTCAATCCGCTCATGACAAATCTTGTAATAGATCCAATACATTTGATACTATGTTTCATGATGCAAAGAAATTCTTATATCCAGGATGTAAGAAATTCACGAAGTTGTCAGCCCTCGTGAGACTGTACAAATTAAAGGTTAgatatggttggagtaacactaGCTTCTCTGAATTGTTGTCCACAATAAGTGATCTCCTACTTGACAACAATGAAATACCAACTTCTTTATACGAAGCGAAGAAAACACTAGGTGCCTTAGGACTGAGTTACCAAAAAATTGATGCGTGtcctaatgattgttgttttTATAGAAAAGAGTATGAAAACTCGACAAAGTGTCCTAAGTGTGGTTTGTCAAGGTGGAagattaataaaaactcaacaaaagAAAATAGTGGAGTGGCTGTCAAGCAGATGTGGTATTTTCCAATAGTTCCAAGATTTATAAGAATGTTTAAGAACTTAGAGAATGCTAAGAACTTGTGTTGGCATGCGATGGATAGAAAAGTCGATGGTATTATGAGACATCTGGCTGACACTCCATCATGGAGTTTGATAGATCACATATGGCCAACATTTGAATCAGAACCAAGAAATCTTCGTTTAGGTTTGTCGACTGGTGGAATTAACCCATTTGAAGATTTATCGTTCAactatagttgttggccagttattactacaatatacaatcttccaccatggttgtgtatgaaaagGAAACATTTGATGTTGACAATGTTAATATCAGGTCCGAAGCAACCGAGATATGGTATCAACACCTATTTAGCATCCTTAATTGATGATCTCAAAATTTTATGGGAAGAAGGGGTTCAGTGTTTTGATGCATATAAAGAAGAATATTTCACTTTGTGAGCCGTCTTATTGTGAACTATCAATGATTTCCCTGCATACGGTAATTTATGTGGGTGTAGTGTCAAAGGTTTTAAGGCTTGTCCAATATGTGGAGAAGAGACTACTTCAATCAGACTACAACATGGAAAAACAATGTATACATGGGACACAGGAAATATTTGCCAAGACATCATCCTTATAGATTacaaaaaaagaattttgatgGTAAGCAAGAGCATGGAAATCCTCCACAACCCTTGTCAGAATAGGCCATCTACTTTAAActcaaagaaatgatattttcttgTGGGAAGAAGTGGCAAGAATAATAACGAAGGTGGCAATGACTATTGGAAAAGAAGATCAGACTTCTTCGAACTACCATATTGGAAGAACTTGCATGTACGACATTGTTTGgacgtaatgcatattgagaagaatgtatgcATGAATATAGTAGGACCATTGGTTGATATACCAGGCAAAAATAAATATGGGATGAATAGTAGACTTGATCTAGTGGGGATGAATATAAGACCAGAAATGGCACCAATGGTTACAGGTAATAGAACTTACATACATGCAGCATGTTATATATTGTCAAGAGAAGAGAAGTATCGGTTTTGTAAGACTTTGTCAGAAATTAAACTTCCAGAaggatattcatcaaatatGAGAAGTCTTGTCTCTTTGGATGACTTAAAACTTAATGGCCTTAAATCGCATGACTGTCACGTTTTAATGCAACAATTGCTTCCAATTGCAATACATTCAATCCTACCGAAGAATGTGAGATACACTATAAGTAGACtgtgttttttcttcaatgCGATTTATGCTAAAAGTTTCTCCGTATCAGAGCTTGATGGATTGCAAGAAGATATAGTTATGACTTTATGTAATCttgagaagtattttccacTCTCTTTTTTCATAATTATGGTTCATCTCGTTGTTCATCTTGTGAGAGAAGTAAAACTTTGTGGTCCTGTATGTTTGCGGTGGATGTACCTATTTGAAAGATACATGAAAGTGTTGAAAAGTTTTGTTCGTAATAGAAATCAACCtgaaggatgcattgcagaagCACAAGTATGTGAAGAGTCTGTTCAATTCTGTTCGGACTTCCTTTCTGAATTAGATCCAATTGGTCTTGGATCACTAAATTCAAGGGAAGACAAACAAACCGATAGGCCACTGTCAGTGGGAACCTATGTCCGCCCTGATATGCAACAATTGAAGTAAGCACATCTTCACATTTTACAGAACACTGAAGAAGTACATCCATATATAGAGTATGCTTTCTTATCATCATACACTAACACCATTAAATTATCCTTCACAAcacataatttatatttattacctATTTTGTAGGGAACATATGAACCATCTCAAAATTGAAAACCCAAGAAGAGCAAAAAATGAACAGTGGCTACAAGTTGAACATAATTGATCATTCGGTGCATGGATACGAGATAAGGTGAATGAATACTTCAAATCATCcatgttgttttattattattgcttACCAGTCCCAAcatgtaactttttttttttttgaataggTGATGTGTGAATTACACGAAGGAAAGGTAGACTCGAACACAATACAATGGCTTGCACATGGCCCCAATTGTGGTGTAATGACGTATGAAGGGTATATGGTTAACGGATGTTCTTACCGGACTAAGTATCGTGATGACCATCAAACTGTTCAAAATAGTGGGATTATGTTAGTGGCAACGACGATGTAGGTGTCTAGTGCGAAGGACAAAAATCCATTGATTGGTgacatgtctttctatgggatcaTTGAAGACATTTGGGAAGTTAGTTACAATACGTTCAATACTAttattttcaaatgaaaatggGTTGAAAATAAGACTGGTGTTCGAACAGACGATCTTCATTTCACGTTGGTTGACCTTAGCCGAATTGGacattcttcaaatttcttCATTATTGCCACACACGGAAACAAGTCTTTTATGTCTCAGATCTTGTTGATCCAAGATGGTCGGTTGTTGTAATGCCACCACAAAAAGACTTTTCGTATAAATGTGCTAATGATGACCTTGGAGATATGTTGTCGTACTACCCCCCAATCTCAAAATGGAATTCAACAAGTGACATTGATGAAAGTGGGGATACATACACTAGACTTGACTGTGAAGGCACATGGGTTACCACTTGACTTTCACAGGTATGTAAAGTAATTAAAGTCTCATTGGATTTCctttttttgttatgtttaatgATAATGATCGTCGTTGTTTATTTGCAGGACAAAGTCAGTTCGAGATATGAA contains:
- the LOC103491521 gene encoding peroxidase 47, whose amino-acid sequence is MIPTIMSKWMSLVSIVLLVGVSLRFRSVNGLSMGYYLMSCPFVDPIVKNTVNRALQNDPTLAASLIRMHFHDCFVEGCDGSILIDSTRDNTAEKDSPANLSLRGYEVIDEIKEQLERQCPGVVSCADIIAMAARDAVFWAGGPFYEIPKGRKDGTRSRIEDTVNLPSPFLNASQLINTFAQRGFTPQQMVALSGAHTLGVARCISFKGRLDGNDPLLSPNFGRALSRTCSNGDNALQTFDATPDSFDNVYYNALSRGAGVLFSDQTLFASPRTRDIVTAYAMNQALFFLDFQRAITKMGLLDVKEGYRGQVRRNCRRVN